In Brockia lithotrophica, one DNA window encodes the following:
- a CDS encoding NAD(P)/FAD-dependent oxidoreductase, with product MSGKTRVVLVGGGFAGHAVFYGLRPYVDRLDLVLVEARDTSVMRPELPEVAFAGHPVERVRIPLRPLVEHHGGTFVRGQVAQVEPAKNRLVLQDGTELPYDYLVLAPGAIKDYDAIPGFRAHGYSLCDDAEAPRLYEAIRRFPGGRVVIGAAPTRFPRYADVPVLDVPCEGPIGEAMFMVDAELRRRGIRERSEIDVFTPGDPFFADVGPRVHEKFAPLVEERGIRVRLNKVLQTLEARKVRFADGEELPADLAIVIPPYKGHAFLREAGLGDDLGFVYTDLEMRHPVYRNVYAVGDVNVRAIPKLGHLAVMQGKIAAASLIREIFRTGEVPPYRPEVFCIMNRGGHEASVILSDVLYGGTRDVLYNGPFAKTLKWSFDSFYYFTRGHMPPEFLERELDRILETFFS from the coding sequence TCGTGGAGGCCCGAGACACGAGCGTGATGCGGCCCGAACTTCCGGAAGTCGCCTTTGCCGGTCACCCGGTGGAACGCGTGCGCATCCCCCTGCGCCCTTTGGTGGAGCACCACGGAGGGACGTTCGTCCGTGGTCAAGTGGCCCAGGTTGAGCCCGCGAAGAACCGCCTCGTTTTGCAGGACGGCACGGAACTCCCCTACGACTACCTCGTCCTTGCTCCGGGGGCGATCAAAGACTACGACGCCATTCCGGGATTTCGCGCGCACGGGTATTCCCTCTGCGACGATGCGGAGGCGCCGCGGCTGTACGAGGCGATCCGCAGGTTTCCGGGCGGCCGCGTGGTGATCGGCGCAGCGCCAACTCGCTTTCCGCGCTACGCGGACGTTCCCGTGTTGGACGTTCCCTGCGAAGGTCCGATCGGCGAGGCGATGTTCATGGTCGACGCCGAACTCCGCCGACGGGGTATCCGGGAGCGCAGCGAGATCGACGTGTTTACGCCGGGCGATCCGTTCTTTGCCGACGTGGGTCCCCGCGTCCACGAGAAGTTTGCGCCCTTGGTCGAAGAGCGAGGGATTCGCGTCCGGTTGAACAAGGTCCTCCAAACCCTTGAGGCGAGGAAGGTGCGCTTCGCCGACGGCGAAGAACTTCCCGCGGACTTGGCCATCGTGATTCCTCCGTACAAGGGACATGCGTTTCTCCGGGAAGCGGGTTTGGGCGACGATCTCGGGTTCGTGTACACGGACCTCGAGATGCGCCATCCCGTCTACCGGAACGTATACGCCGTGGGCGACGTGAACGTCCGCGCGATCCCCAAGCTCGGCCACCTCGCCGTGATGCAGGGCAAAATCGCCGCCGCCTCCCTCATCCGCGAGATCTTCCGCACGGGCGAAGTTCCTCCGTATCGGCCGGAAGTGTTTTGCATCATGAACCGCGGCGGGCACGAGGCGAGCGTGATCCTCTCGGACGTCCTCTACGGCGGAACGCGGGACGTCCTCTACAACGGCCCCTTTGCCAAAACGCTCAAGTGGAGCTTTGACAGCTTTTACTACTTCACGCGCGGACACATGCCGCCGGAGTTTTTGGAACGAGAGCTCGACCGCATCCTCGAGACCTTCTTTTCCTAA